The proteins below are encoded in one region of Nitrospira lenta:
- a CDS encoding LL-diaminopimelate aminotransferase encodes MAGFPIEFATRIKTLPPYLFAAIDKMKQAAIAKGVDIINLGIGDPDLPTPAPIIESLAQAAKNPKHHQYPSYEGMLSFRTAVADWYKRRFNVTLNPADEVLTLIGSKEGIGHIHLAFVDPGDIVLVPSPGYPVYPVGTSFCGGVSHIMPLTKANGFLPDLNAIPKDVAKKAKLMWLNSPNNPTSVIMTKDYFKRVVEFAQENQVIVCHDAAYSEIFYDGKRPASFMEVDGAKDVGVEFHSLSKTYNMTGWRLGFAVGNKDVLAGLGKVKSQLDSGVFEAVQAAGITALGLDDSVTDGLRKIYQERRDTLVPGLKKLGLEVDSPPAAFYIWVTVPKGYSSASFTAHLLEKAGIVTTPGNGFGAPGEGYIRMTVCTTKERLAEAVERIKKAGF; translated from the coding sequence ATGGCTGGTTTTCCCATCGAATTCGCTACTCGCATTAAAACCTTACCCCCCTATCTCTTCGCTGCCATCGATAAGATGAAGCAGGCGGCGATTGCCAAGGGCGTAGATATCATCAACCTCGGCATCGGCGATCCGGATTTGCCCACGCCCGCACCGATCATCGAGAGTCTGGCGCAAGCGGCCAAGAACCCGAAGCACCACCAATATCCCTCCTATGAAGGCATGCTGTCGTTTCGTACGGCGGTGGCCGATTGGTACAAGCGCCGGTTCAACGTGACGCTGAACCCAGCCGACGAAGTGCTGACGCTGATCGGGTCGAAGGAAGGCATCGGCCACATCCATCTGGCATTTGTCGATCCGGGCGATATCGTGCTGGTCCCCAGCCCCGGCTACCCGGTCTACCCGGTCGGCACGAGCTTCTGCGGCGGGGTCTCGCACATCATGCCGCTGACCAAGGCCAACGGGTTCCTGCCGGACTTGAATGCGATCCCCAAAGATGTGGCGAAAAAAGCCAAGCTGATGTGGCTGAACTCGCCGAATAATCCGACATCCGTCATCATGACAAAGGACTACTTCAAGCGGGTGGTCGAGTTCGCGCAGGAGAATCAGGTCATCGTCTGCCACGATGCGGCCTACTCGGAAATTTTCTACGACGGCAAGCGCCCGGCCAGCTTTATGGAAGTGGACGGGGCGAAAGATGTCGGCGTGGAATTCCACTCACTCTCCAAGACCTACAACATGACCGGCTGGCGCCTCGGGTTCGCCGTCGGCAACAAGGACGTGTTGGCCGGACTGGGCAAGGTAAAGAGCCAGTTGGACTCGGGCGTGTTTGAGGCGGTGCAGGCGGCCGGCATCACGGCACTGGGGCTGGACGATTCGGTGACGGACGGACTGCGCAAGATTTATCAAGAACGGCGCGACACATTGGTGCCGGGCCTGAAGAAGCTCGGGCTCGAGGTGGATTCGCCGCCGGCCGCCTTCTATATTTGGGTGACGGTGCCGAAGGGCTATTCCTCCGCCTCATTCACCGCGCATTTGCTGGAAAAGGCCGGCATCGTGACGACGCCGGGTAACGGATTCGGCGCGCCGGGCGAAGGCTATATCCGCATGACCGTATGTACGACCAAGGAACGACTGGCAGAAGCGGTGGAGCGGATCAAGAAGGCGGGATTCTGA
- a CDS encoding MazG nucleotide pyrophosphohydrolase domain-containing protein encodes MTDEQSMVEEFHKKFDSLVQDTPTAASEETKRLRIRLIQEEFDELKESMAEGNLAAVAKEMADLLYVVYGTAVSYGIDMGPVFREVHRSNLSKVGGYKREDGKWVKPPTYSPADIAPLLAIQMSASEESQRPVGSGEEMLRGV; translated from the coding sequence ATGACGGACGAGCAGTCGATGGTCGAAGAATTCCATAAGAAATTCGACAGCCTTGTGCAGGACACTCCCACAGCCGCCAGTGAGGAGACGAAGCGGCTTCGTATCCGTCTGATTCAGGAAGAGTTCGACGAACTCAAGGAGTCCATGGCGGAGGGCAACTTGGCCGCCGTGGCCAAGGAGATGGCGGATCTGCTCTATGTCGTGTATGGCACAGCCGTCTCGTATGGTATTGATATGGGGCCGGTGTTTCGAGAGGTCCACCGGTCGAATCTCAGTAAAGTCGGCGGATATAAGCGCGAGGATGGCAAGTGGGTCAAGCCCCCAACCTATTCACCGGCCGACATCGCACCGTTATTGGCGATACAAATGAGCGCGTCCGAAGAATCGCAGAGGCCGGTCGGGAGTGGTGAGGAGATGCTGCGAGGCGTATGA
- a CDS encoding WD40/YVTN/BNR-like repeat-containing protein, translating to MIRSTTVMLLRTVFRLASLALLIFSLGCEKESESIVSIALHPTNTQILYVATNDAVYKSRDAGASWERFPSFSARRVTTLAIDPQFPATIYAGTMADAVYKSPDGGQHWLPHNVGLKEHVSFINEFVFDSTNNEQIYIATTVGAFSTKDGGREWEERMAGMKEVHIVVSIAIHPTNPRILYAGTTGGVYRSEDGAASWKKINTGLIPETELMGAMALGVNAIAIDPVTPNIVYAGTTKGLFRTADSGNSWERIGGGLKDPFVSSMLIDPRQPAQLYIGGPGGVWKSLDSGKTWQAMNAGLTSLNIRSLAMSPKNPQDLFVGTNGSGLYHSTDGATNWTPMPLKAAAAKS from the coding sequence ATGATTAGGTCCACGACTGTCATGCTGCTTCGTACCGTATTCAGATTGGCGTCGCTCGCCCTCCTCATCTTCAGCCTCGGCTGCGAGAAAGAGAGCGAGTCGATTGTCTCCATCGCACTGCACCCGACCAATACGCAGATTCTCTACGTCGCCACGAACGATGCGGTCTACAAGTCCCGCGATGCCGGAGCGTCGTGGGAACGCTTTCCGAGTTTCAGCGCACGCCGCGTGACCACGCTGGCCATCGACCCGCAGTTCCCGGCCACGATCTACGCCGGCACCATGGCCGACGCCGTCTATAAAAGCCCGGACGGCGGACAACATTGGCTCCCCCACAACGTCGGCCTCAAGGAACACGTCTCGTTTATTAATGAATTCGTTTTTGATTCAACCAATAACGAGCAGATCTACATCGCGACGACCGTCGGCGCCTTCTCTACAAAAGACGGGGGACGTGAATGGGAAGAGCGGATGGCGGGGATGAAAGAGGTGCACATCGTTGTGTCGATCGCGATCCACCCGACGAATCCGCGCATTCTCTATGCGGGCACTACCGGCGGCGTGTATCGATCGGAGGACGGTGCGGCCTCATGGAAGAAGATCAACACCGGTCTCATCCCCGAGACGGAACTGATGGGGGCGATGGCGCTGGGCGTGAATGCAATTGCCATTGACCCGGTCACACCGAACATCGTGTATGCCGGAACGACGAAAGGCTTATTCCGCACCGCCGACAGCGGCAATTCATGGGAGCGAATCGGGGGAGGGCTGAAAGATCCCTTTGTCAGCAGCATGCTGATCGATCCGAGACAACCAGCACAGCTTTATATCGGTGGGCCGGGCGGGGTCTGGAAGAGTCTGGATAGCGGCAAAACCTGGCAGGCGATGAACGCGGGGCTCACGTCCTTGAACATCCGTTCGCTGGCCATGAGCCCCAAGAATCCCCAAGACCTCTTCGTCGGCACCAACGGCAGCGGCCTCTACCATTCCACCGACGGCGCCACAAACTGGACGCCCATGCCGTTGAAAGCCGCTGCCGCTAAGAGTTAG
- the rmuC gene encoding DNA recombination protein RmuC, with protein MDVTGILLGIVIGLVPGALVGWFLGVGRLSRQWQQHTVELSARAERAESLEAELRRQLEQDRLEGGQLRADLATVQQARASAEVRTEEALKHVAEQKQLVDQSRQQLLESFQALSNDALTKNNQAFLNLARVSFETLQAKAEGELSQRQQAIDGLVKPLHDSLQRYDEQMRLLEQSRQSAYGGLDQHLKSLAESHQRLQQETGNLVKALRAPTVRGQWGEITLKRVAELAGMVDHCDFFEQESVTGEDRRFRPDMVVRLPGGRQIIVDAKTVLAAYLDAHEAPDDQRRIDALRRHAAQVRSRMDELSLKAYWTQFERAPEFVVLFLPGEQFLGAALDHDPRLIEEGFTRGVVLATPTTLIALLRAVGYGWRQEQMNAHAEEAGRLGKDLYERMAVLAEHVNDVGQALGKSVSAYNRAVGSLETRILPAARRFKELGVASEKEIPQLEPAELVPRRTLPFDGE; from the coding sequence ATGGATGTGACCGGCATATTGCTGGGAATTGTCATCGGTCTTGTCCCTGGCGCGCTCGTCGGTTGGTTTCTTGGCGTTGGCCGACTCTCCCGACAATGGCAACAGCACACAGTCGAACTCAGTGCCCGGGCCGAACGAGCGGAGTCGCTGGAGGCGGAGTTGCGCCGTCAGTTGGAGCAGGATCGCCTGGAAGGGGGGCAGCTTCGGGCTGACCTGGCGACGGTCCAGCAAGCGCGGGCCTCAGCCGAAGTGCGCACGGAAGAAGCGCTGAAGCATGTCGCCGAACAAAAGCAATTAGTCGATCAATCCCGCCAGCAGTTGCTCGAATCGTTCCAGGCGCTGTCGAACGACGCGCTCACGAAAAACAATCAGGCCTTCTTGAATCTGGCACGCGTGTCGTTCGAAACCCTTCAGGCCAAAGCCGAGGGCGAACTGTCACAGCGGCAACAGGCAATCGACGGGCTGGTGAAGCCGCTCCATGATTCGCTGCAGCGCTACGATGAACAGATGCGGTTGCTCGAACAATCGCGCCAATCGGCGTATGGCGGGCTGGATCAGCACCTGAAATCGCTGGCGGAGTCCCATCAACGCCTCCAGCAGGAGACCGGCAACCTGGTCAAGGCTCTCCGTGCGCCGACGGTCCGTGGTCAGTGGGGTGAAATCACGCTGAAGCGGGTGGCCGAGTTGGCCGGGATGGTCGATCATTGCGACTTCTTCGAGCAGGAAAGCGTCACCGGCGAGGATCGGCGGTTCCGTCCTGACATGGTGGTACGGCTGCCGGGAGGCCGACAGATCATCGTCGATGCGAAGACGGTTCTGGCGGCCTATCTGGATGCCCACGAAGCTCCGGACGATCAGCGTCGGATCGACGCCTTGCGGCGGCATGCCGCGCAGGTCCGTAGCCGGATGGACGAGTTATCGCTCAAGGCCTACTGGACGCAATTTGAACGGGCGCCTGAGTTTGTGGTGCTCTTCCTCCCCGGTGAACAATTTCTCGGCGCAGCGCTGGATCATGATCCGCGCTTGATCGAAGAAGGGTTTACGCGCGGAGTCGTGCTGGCTACGCCTACCACGTTGATCGCGCTCTTGCGGGCCGTGGGGTATGGCTGGCGGCAGGAGCAGATGAATGCCCATGCGGAAGAAGCCGGACGGCTGGGGAAAGATCTCTACGAGCGCATGGCGGTGTTAGCTGAGCATGTGAACGATGTCGGACAAGCCTTAGGCAAGAGTGTGTCGGCTTATAATCGGGCGGTGGGTTCGCTGGAAACGAGAATCCTTCCGGCAGCGCGCCGGTTTAAAGAGCTTGGGGTGGCGTCGGAAAAAGAGATCCCGCAGTTGGAGCCGGCTGAGCTGGTGCCGCGCCGGACATTGCCGTTTGACGGTGAGTAA
- the panC gene encoding pantoate--beta-alanine ligase → MRIIRPPKTMAAWSQRLHREGVTIGFVPTMGALHDGHRALIRAARLQCDALVVSIFVNPTQFAPTEDLAKYPRPIAKDRALCRAEGVDVCFEPGVTAMYPEGFDTVVTVPGIARRWEGESRPHHFAGVATVVTKLFGMVRPDIAVFGQKDFQQAALVQRVIDDLSLGVKLIVYPTVREQDGLAMSSRNVYLSATERALAPILNKSLQAGAAAIKDGATAGRKIHAVMTQVLRREPAAAVDYLAVCDPDTLTPLESVRDRAILLGAIRIGHVRLIDNVVVRRPAKRERR, encoded by the coding sequence ATGAGAATCATCCGGCCCCCCAAAACCATGGCCGCCTGGAGTCAACGGCTCCACCGAGAAGGGGTCACGATCGGATTCGTCCCGACGATGGGTGCGCTGCATGACGGCCACCGCGCGCTGATACGCGCTGCCCGGCTGCAATGCGATGCGCTCGTCGTCAGTATTTTCGTGAACCCGACCCAATTCGCCCCGACGGAAGATCTCGCCAAATACCCGCGGCCGATCGCTAAAGACCGGGCGCTCTGCCGAGCTGAGGGAGTCGATGTCTGTTTTGAACCGGGCGTCACGGCGATGTATCCGGAGGGTTTTGACACGGTCGTCACGGTTCCCGGAATCGCCAGGCGCTGGGAAGGCGAGAGCCGCCCGCATCACTTTGCCGGCGTGGCCACGGTAGTCACAAAACTCTTCGGGATGGTGCGGCCGGATATCGCCGTGTTCGGACAGAAAGATTTTCAGCAGGCCGCCCTTGTTCAGCGCGTGATCGACGACCTGAGCCTGGGAGTCAAGCTGATCGTATACCCGACCGTACGCGAGCAGGATGGACTGGCGATGAGCTCACGGAATGTGTATTTGTCCGCGACTGAGCGCGCACTGGCCCCCATACTCAATAAGAGTTTGCAGGCCGGGGCGGCGGCGATCAAAGATGGGGCGACCGCAGGTCGGAAGATTCACGCGGTGATGACACAGGTGCTGCGCCGGGAACCAGCCGCAGCCGTCGACTACCTTGCGGTGTGCGATCCGGACACCCTCACCCCGCTCGAATCCGTGCGCGATCGAGCGATCCTGCTGGGAGCCATCCGCATCGGACACGTGCGGCTCATCGACAATGTAGTGGTCAGAAGGCCGGCGAAACGAGAACGGCGCTAG
- a CDS encoding PilZ domain-containing protein — protein MKSLHCPSCGTSFVRVTSNEGMVEKALNHIRMFPFRCQLCTNRFRAFYLSARQSTQAFDRRQFKRLATAMDAQVIDSKLLPFTNRITDISMGGCAILAGGLAKGAFVELVLKSSIAGEEIRIETAMVCSVRPESVGIQFLEFRPDEQRRLSQVVLGLLVGQSGHSNTYS, from the coding sequence ATGAAATCGCTGCACTGTCCAAGTTGCGGAACGTCGTTCGTTCGAGTGACTTCCAACGAAGGAATGGTTGAGAAAGCACTCAACCATATCCGCATGTTTCCATTTCGCTGCCAGCTCTGCACCAATCGCTTCCGCGCCTTCTACCTGAGCGCGCGCCAAAGCACGCAGGCATTCGATCGCCGCCAGTTCAAACGTCTCGCAACGGCGATGGACGCCCAAGTGATCGACAGCAAGCTGTTGCCCTTCACCAATCGCATTACCGATATTTCAATGGGGGGCTGCGCGATCCTGGCGGGCGGATTGGCCAAGGGGGCATTTGTCGAGCTAGTGTTGAAGTCGAGTATCGCGGGGGAGGAAATCAGAATCGAAACCGCGATGGTCTGTTCCGTCAGACCGGAATCAGTCGGGATACAGTTTCTGGAGTTTCGTCCGGATGAGCAGCGCCGTTTGAGCCAAGTCGTGCTTGGACTGCTCGTCGGCCAGAGCGGGCACTCGAATACCTATTCCTGA
- a CDS encoding DUF2167 domain-containing protein → MKIDVMRMRWLACFIVIALAWSGGDLSIAEEAAPATPTYAWQKGPLEARLGDQAVLNIPQGYVFLDPHETQRLLKAMGNFPSGEELGLVAGGSEDEDWFMVIRFVEAGFVRDDDATNWDADEMLASIKEGTEESNAKRQEMGIHPLVVRGWEEKPHYDQATNKVVWAISADGGHGASVNYNTLALGRHGYMSMNLVSGLDQLPALKPHAATLLTNLNFVDGKKYADFNGTTDKVAAVGLAALVAGAAFKSGLLAKLLVMVVAFKKVILIGAAGIGAWVWKLVKGRSSTSSSV, encoded by the coding sequence ATGAAGATCGATGTGATGCGAATGCGATGGTTGGCCTGTTTCATCGTCATCGCCCTGGCATGGAGCGGTGGCGATTTGTCCATTGCTGAAGAGGCCGCCCCGGCAACGCCAACATATGCCTGGCAAAAAGGTCCCCTGGAAGCGAGGTTGGGCGATCAAGCGGTACTCAACATTCCTCAAGGGTATGTGTTTCTAGATCCGCATGAAACGCAGCGCCTTCTGAAGGCTATGGGGAATTTTCCTTCCGGGGAGGAGCTTGGATTGGTCGCGGGAGGATCCGAGGATGAGGACTGGTTCATGGTCATTCGGTTCGTGGAGGCTGGTTTTGTCCGTGATGATGATGCGACCAATTGGGATGCCGACGAAATGCTCGCTTCGATCAAAGAAGGGACAGAGGAATCAAACGCGAAGCGGCAAGAAATGGGCATTCATCCGCTCGTCGTCCGCGGATGGGAAGAAAAGCCGCATTACGATCAAGCTACCAATAAAGTCGTATGGGCGATTTCCGCCGATGGCGGTCATGGCGCAAGCGTCAACTACAATACCTTGGCGCTTGGCCGTCATGGGTATATGAGCATGAATCTCGTGTCAGGTCTGGATCAACTCCCCGCCTTAAAACCGCATGCCGCTACACTCCTGACCAATCTCAACTTTGTCGACGGTAAGAAGTACGCTGACTTTAACGGCACCACCGACAAAGTTGCTGCGGTGGGACTTGCGGCATTGGTGGCCGGGGCCGCGTTCAAGTCAGGCCTATTGGCAAAATTGCTTGTCATGGTCGTCGCATTTAAGAAAGTCATTCTGATTGGTGCGGCAGGGATTGGGGCCTGGGTCTGGAAGCTCGTCAAAGGCCGGTCATCGACCTCTTCCTCTGTGTAG
- a CDS encoding type 1 glutamine amidotransferase: MRAICLQHVPFEGPGAFATALTDRGVRLDRYLVPQDGLPKDAGDLLIVMGGPMSVNDSNQWIAEETAFIRSVLLSRTPVIGVCLGSQFMAKALGATVRPGKALEIGMTPVRLAPEAKQDPVFATLPDSFDVFEWHGEIFDLPQGCVPLAGSTIAPLQAFRYGTQAYGLLFHLEMEQAGIDALCRECASDLTKAQLTAPDVTAAAISHLPTLHRFANRLIGHLLASGR; this comes from the coding sequence ATGCGTGCCATCTGCCTCCAACATGTTCCCTTCGAAGGCCCCGGAGCCTTTGCTACTGCGCTGACTGATCGCGGCGTGAGACTCGATCGATATCTCGTGCCGCAAGACGGGCTGCCGAAGGATGCCGGCGATCTGCTCATAGTGATGGGCGGGCCGATGTCGGTGAATGATTCGAATCAGTGGATCGCCGAGGAAACGGCCTTCATTCGATCAGTCCTACTTTCCAGAACTCCTGTCATTGGCGTCTGTCTCGGCAGTCAGTTCATGGCGAAGGCATTGGGCGCGACCGTACGGCCTGGCAAGGCACTGGAAATCGGCATGACGCCGGTAAGACTCGCGCCCGAAGCCAAGCAGGATCCGGTGTTCGCCACGCTGCCCGATTCGTTCGATGTCTTCGAGTGGCATGGGGAGATCTTCGACTTACCCCAGGGCTGCGTCCCGCTGGCCGGTTCCACGATTGCGCCGCTGCAAGCCTTTCGCTATGGCACCCAGGCCTACGGGCTGCTGTTTCACTTGGAGATGGAGCAGGCCGGGATTGATGCGCTCTGCCGGGAATGCGCTTCGGACCTGACGAAGGCGCAGCTCACTGCCCCGGATGTGACAGCGGCGGCGATCTCGCACCTCCCCACTCTGCACCGGTTTGCCAACCGGCTGATCGGGCATCTTCTTGCTTCTGGGCGTTGA
- a CDS encoding class I SAM-dependent methyltransferase, with amino-acid sequence MKKVERVYTSYAGVYDQIFGKVFHEGRESAIRNLNVQPNEQILEVGVGTGLALPMYPRHCKITGIDLSEGMLGKAKERAEMHRLTHVQLHRMDAGAMEFADSSFDTVVAAYVVTAVPDHRKVVNEMIRVCRPGGRIIMLNHFSNGNKIIAAMEKVISPLTKHLGWRTDLSLHTVLEGTSLQVARKQNVNPLRFWALVECVNGKNGQVVKNGNGTAVYSNGNGHATEHHTNTNGHFANGHSH; translated from the coding sequence TTGAAGAAAGTTGAGCGGGTCTATACGTCGTACGCCGGCGTCTACGATCAGATTTTCGGCAAGGTGTTCCACGAAGGACGCGAATCCGCGATCCGCAATTTGAACGTGCAACCGAACGAGCAGATCCTCGAAGTCGGCGTCGGTACCGGCCTCGCCCTTCCGATGTACCCGCGGCATTGCAAGATTACCGGAATCGATCTCTCCGAAGGCATGCTGGGCAAGGCAAAAGAGCGCGCGGAGATGCATCGGCTGACGCATGTGCAGCTCCACCGCATGGATGCCGGCGCCATGGAATTTGCCGACAGCAGTTTCGATACAGTCGTTGCGGCCTACGTCGTCACCGCCGTGCCGGACCACCGCAAAGTCGTCAATGAAATGATCCGCGTCTGCCGCCCCGGCGGCCGCATCATCATGCTCAACCACTTCAGCAACGGCAACAAGATCATCGCCGCGATGGAGAAAGTCATCTCTCCGCTCACGAAGCACCTGGGATGGCGCACCGACCTGTCGCTGCACACCGTCCTGGAAGGCACATCGCTGCAGGTCGCGCGCAAGCAGAACGTGAACCCGCTGCGCTTCTGGGCATTAGTGGAATGTGTGAACGGAAAGAACGGGCAGGTCGTGAAGAACGGAAACGGCACCGCGGTCTATTCGAACGGCAATGGCCACGCGACCGAGCACCACACCAACACCAACGGCCACTTCGCGAACGGGCACTCGCACTAG
- the folK gene encoding 2-amino-4-hydroxy-6-hydroxymethyldihydropteridine diphosphokinase, giving the protein MRETVYIGFGSNVGDRLDFCDRAVTLLSLLPHSQVTGISLLYETEPVNDHAQPGDGWFLNGVVQLETDITPRSLLTILREIERSLGRDEENRSGPRTIDLDILFYGSRLINEADLVVPHPRLQDRRFVLMPLNELDPLLVHPSLQRTATQLLADVKDQSEVRLLFPQPSTRYGSRPSCSPRQDS; this is encoded by the coding sequence ATGAGAGAGACGGTCTACATCGGCTTCGGGTCAAATGTCGGCGATCGCCTGGATTTTTGCGATCGGGCGGTGACGCTATTGAGTCTGCTTCCACACTCACAGGTCACCGGCATTTCACTGCTTTACGAAACCGAGCCTGTAAATGACCATGCGCAGCCTGGGGACGGTTGGTTTCTGAATGGCGTCGTGCAACTCGAGACTGACATCACGCCCCGCAGTTTGCTGACGATCTTGCGGGAAATCGAGCGCTCGTTGGGGCGCGATGAGGAGAATCGTTCAGGCCCCAGAACCATCGACCTGGATATTTTGTTTTATGGCAGTCGTCTCATCAATGAAGCGGATCTCGTGGTGCCGCATCCTCGGCTGCAGGACCGGCGGTTTGTCCTGATGCCCTTGAACGAACTCGATCCGCTCCTGGTCCATCCCTCGCTTCAACGCACAGCCACGCAGTTGCTCGCGGACGTCAAGGACCAGTCTGAAGTCCGCCTGCTCTTCCCCCAGCCGTCGACGCGCTACGGCTCCCGTCCGTCCTGTAGCCCTCGTCAGGATTCATGA
- a CDS encoding site-2 protease family protein — translation MMKTLIALLSGVKFGKVLLTSGTMVLSVVTYSFVYGWPYAVGLVGLIFCHEMGHFAAAKQRGLEVGAPTFIPFVGAWIQLKAQPMDVETEAYVAMAGPVVGTVAAMGCYYAANSTHSPLLRALAYAGFMINLFNLIPLSPLDGGRITSIISPKTWWVGAPLIVALFAWSHSPMLLLIAVMAVPHLLSTMRKGESFSGSYYDVSPATRWSYAAYYLLLVGFLGVMTFESYRTTAL, via the coding sequence ATCATGAAAACTCTCATCGCGCTTTTGTCCGGTGTGAAGTTTGGCAAGGTCTTGCTAACTTCCGGCACGATGGTTCTTTCGGTCGTTACCTATAGTTTTGTGTACGGGTGGCCATATGCCGTCGGATTGGTGGGGCTCATATTCTGTCATGAGATGGGGCATTTTGCCGCTGCGAAGCAGCGAGGGCTAGAGGTTGGCGCACCGACATTCATTCCGTTTGTCGGCGCGTGGATTCAGTTGAAAGCGCAACCGATGGATGTCGAAACAGAAGCGTATGTGGCGATGGCGGGTCCCGTTGTGGGCACAGTTGCGGCGATGGGTTGCTACTATGCGGCCAATTCCACGCACAGTCCATTGCTGCGTGCCCTCGCTTACGCTGGATTTATGATCAACCTCTTTAACCTGATTCCGCTCTCTCCCTTGGATGGCGGGCGGATCACCTCGATCATTTCCCCCAAGACCTGGTGGGTTGGAGCGCCGCTCATCGTCGCGCTCTTTGCGTGGAGCCATAGTCCCATGTTGTTGCTCATCGCGGTCATGGCAGTCCCCCATCTGCTTTCAACCATGCGTAAGGGAGAGTCGTTCTCCGGGTCCTACTATGATGTATCTCCAGCCACACGATGGAGCTACGCCGCATATTATTTACTGTTGGTAGGGTTTCTTGGAGTGATGACGTTTGAATCATACCGGACAACGGCTTTGTAG
- a CDS encoding WapI family immunity protein, with protein sequence MKFSFGHSEQERIEVEVYGYERAPVGEYFDDNWLGIEIRVQAGGFRGKAAAAIITVDLTKFLAQLQPLYQTLNGTAVFTTMEEQLSLRLVGDGKGHIELRGEVSDQPGIGNRLHFKLQFDQSQLGVSIRELEQVALQFPERET encoded by the coding sequence ATGAAATTCTCATTCGGTCATTCAGAGCAGGAGCGCATCGAGGTTGAGGTGTATGGCTACGAGCGTGCGCCTGTCGGCGAATATTTTGATGACAACTGGCTGGGGATCGAGATTCGAGTGCAGGCCGGAGGGTTTCGCGGCAAAGCGGCAGCTGCCATCATCACCGTCGACTTAACCAAGTTCTTGGCACAGCTTCAACCGCTTTACCAGACTTTGAACGGCACGGCAGTTTTCACGACGATGGAGGAGCAGTTAAGTTTGCGGCTCGTTGGAGATGGCAAGGGGCACATCGAGCTTCGCGGGGAGGTCTCAGACCAGCCGGGCATTGGCAATCGTTTACATTTCAAATTGCAGTTTGACCAGTCACAGTTGGGAGTATCTATTCGTGAGCTTGAGCAGGTTGCATTGCAGTTTCCAGAGCGGGAGACCTAA